The Neomonachus schauinslandi chromosome 11, ASM220157v2, whole genome shotgun sequence genomic sequence GGAGTACAAATGCATCATATTGCATGGGAGGTGCCTAAAGATGCATGTCATCTTTCCTTTATCCAGATCAAATACATTATCtatggaagaaataaatacaactgCAAAAATTCAGTTCTTCTTTCGTCCATTCTCCGCTGACCCTAAGATCCAGGTGGGGATTTTTGTGGCCTTCCTGGTGATGTACCTGACCAGCCTCAGTGGAAACACCACAGTTGCAGTCCTTGTCCAAATCAACCACTCCCTCCACatccccatgtacttcttcctggcTAACCTGGCAGTTCTGGAAATCTTCTATACATCTGCCATTGCCCCCCTGGCCTTGGCAAACCTCCTTTCAATGGGCAAAACTCCTGTTTCCATCCCTGGATGTGGGACCCAgatgtttttcttcatcttcttggGTGGAGCTGATTGTGTCCTGCTTGCAGTCATGGCTTATGACCGGTTTGTGGCAATCTGTTACCCTCTAAGATACACCTGCATCATGAGCTGGCCCTTGTGTGTGGAGCTGATGGTAGGGTCCCTGGTGCTGGGTTTCCTGCTGTCACTGCCTCTGACTATTTTAATCTTCCATCTCCCATTCTGCAATAACAATAAGATCTACCACTTCTACTGTGACATGCCTGCAGTCATACACCTGGCCTGTGCAGACACACACGTTCACAAGACTGCCCTGTACATCATCAGCTTCATCGTCCTAAGCATCCCCCTCTCATTAATCTTCATCTCCTACGTCTTCATCATGGCAGCCATTCTACGGATCCAGTCAGTGAAAGGGCGCCACCGAGCCTTCTCTACCTGCTCCTCTCACATCTTAGTGGTCCTCCTGCAgtatggctgcaccagctttatATACTTGTCCCCCAGTTCCGGCTATTCTCCTGAGATGGGCCGGGTGGTGTCCGTGGTCTACACCTTCATCACTCCCATTCTAAACCCCTTGATCTACAGTATAAGGAACAAGGAACTGA encodes the following:
- the LOC110575858 gene encoding olfactory receptor 10V1, giving the protein MEEINTTAKIQFFFRPFSADPKIQVGIFVAFLVMYLTSLSGNTTVAVLVQINHSLHIPMYFFLANLAVLEIFYTSAIAPLALANLLSMGKTPVSIPGCGTQMFFFIFLGGADCVLLAVMAYDRFVAICYPLRYTCIMSWPLCVELMVGSLVLGFLLSLPLTILIFHLPFCNNNKIYHFYCDMPAVIHLACADTHVHKTALYIISFIVLSIPLSLIFISYVFIMAAILRIQSVKGRHRAFSTCSSHILVVLLQYGCTSFIYLSPSSGYSPEMGRVVSVVYTFITPILNPLIYSIRNKELKDALRRALKKF